Proteins encoded together in one bacterium window:
- a CDS encoding GNAT family N-acetyltransferase, with product MILEGDVPPALEPSRLAIGAPDRAARRSLVDVLARAFRDNPMNARIHGPDPPRRVRANAAGLRSLVLDHSDTVVSRVITYDSGVIGGFIVAPPGTFPLPRPSIRRQFECFWLQGAGAMGAWSAVTASLAQYRPREPHWYLSVLGVEPVWQGRGIGAALLGSIEDLVAASPAPLCLECDRPESVRFYRAHGFEVRAEDVVHGVPCWCLGRGFPSGDSA from the coding sequence ATGATACTCGAAGGCGATGTGCCCCCTGCGCTGGAGCCGAGCCGTCTGGCGATCGGGGCGCCCGACCGCGCCGCGCGACGGTCGCTGGTCGACGTGCTCGCGCGTGCTTTCCGGGACAATCCGATGAACGCGCGGATCCACGGACCGGATCCGCCGCGGCGCGTGCGGGCCAACGCCGCCGGCCTGCGGTCCCTGGTGCTCGACCATTCCGACACGGTCGTTTCGAGGGTGATCACCTACGACTCGGGCGTCATCGGCGGCTTCATCGTGGCGCCGCCCGGTACTTTCCCCCTGCCGCGGCCGTCGATCCGGCGGCAATTCGAGTGCTTCTGGCTACAGGGTGCGGGGGCGATGGGCGCATGGTCGGCGGTGACGGCTTCGCTCGCTCAGTACCGACCCCGGGAGCCCCATTGGTACCTCTCGGTCCTTGGGGTCGAGCCGGTGTGGCAGGGGCGCGGGATCGGCGCGGCGCTGCTCGGATCGATCGAAGACCTCGTCGCGGCCTCGCCCGCCCCGCTCTGCCTCGAATGCGATCGGCCGGAGAGCGTGCGCTTCTACCGCGCCCACGGCTTCGAGGTGCGCGCCGAGGACGTCGTGCACGGCGTGCCGTGCTGGTGCCTCGGCCGCGGCTTCCCGTCGGGAGATTCCGCCTGA
- a CDS encoding amidohydrolase: protein MLLARSHACVSVLVLLFVLAAPTSALARANAPTAPPFEDVTVFVAKQIVTMEPGQPEATAVAVDGETGRIIDVGSLDTMAPWLEDVPHTIDRQFRKQVLLPGFVDPHVHPFLAGKLLTVDIAAPEAWNLPSGRVESVTNREDFVARLKTLSAAWPHDDVPQIVWGWHRLWHGDFGRDDLDAIAPDKPLLLWHRSYHEIVANSKAMAMIPIPDEALERFGNQIDLERGHFAEMGMGVANMAIAPITETPEKIEQGLETFRVLMQRGGLTTAADMVAGSTIGIDVEWDASKAHLQGEDVPFRTLFIHAPAGWQIAAGEAAVTKFQSIRAEANDQLRWPKAIKSLADGAFISQLMRMGPPGYLDGHEGEWMIPPELQYGVVEPWWKQGFDVYYHVNGDEGLDVVLDVFERLKAEHPRSDFRFSLEHFGMSRDDQVERFARLGGGSVSINGYYAHYFADKYARHGLGYARASQMTRLGSLSRAGIPFTMHSDCPMGPLEPLLAVTTAVTRRTQEGRIMAPEQRVTVDEALRAVTIDAAWNLRLDDEVGSIAPGKKADFVVLEKNPYDVRPARIKDIGVWGTVYEGRVFEAP, encoded by the coding sequence ATGCTACTCGCTCGCTCGCACGCCTGCGTGTCCGTTCTCGTCCTCCTCTTCGTACTCGCGGCGCCCACCTCGGCCCTCGCCCGCGCGAACGCCCCGACGGCACCGCCCTTCGAGGACGTGACGGTCTTCGTCGCGAAGCAGATCGTCACGATGGAGCCGGGACAGCCCGAGGCCACCGCGGTCGCCGTCGACGGCGAGACCGGTCGGATCATCGACGTCGGCAGCCTCGACACGATGGCGCCCTGGCTCGAGGACGTGCCCCACACAATCGATCGCCAGTTTCGGAAGCAGGTCCTCCTCCCGGGCTTCGTCGACCCCCACGTCCACCCCTTCCTGGCCGGAAAGCTCCTGACCGTAGACATCGCGGCGCCGGAAGCCTGGAACCTGCCGAGCGGCCGGGTCGAGTCGGTCACGAACCGCGAGGACTTCGTCGCGCGTCTGAAGACGCTCTCGGCCGCGTGGCCCCACGACGACGTGCCGCAGATCGTCTGGGGTTGGCACCGGCTCTGGCACGGCGACTTCGGACGCGACGATCTCGACGCGATCGCACCGGACAAGCCGCTGCTCCTCTGGCACCGGTCGTATCACGAGATCGTCGCCAACTCGAAGGCGATGGCGATGATCCCGATTCCCGACGAGGCCCTCGAGCGCTTCGGGAACCAGATCGACCTCGAGCGCGGGCACTTCGCCGAAATGGGCATGGGCGTCGCGAACATGGCGATCGCGCCGATCACGGAGACCCCCGAGAAGATCGAGCAAGGGCTCGAGACGTTTCGCGTGCTCATGCAGCGTGGCGGCCTCACGACGGCAGCGGACATGGTCGCGGGCAGCACGATCGGGATCGACGTCGAATGGGATGCGTCGAAGGCCCATCTCCAGGGCGAGGACGTCCCTTTCCGCACGCTCTTCATCCACGCCCCCGCCGGCTGGCAGATCGCCGCGGGCGAAGCGGCGGTCACGAAGTTCCAGTCGATCCGCGCGGAAGCCAACGACCAGCTGCGCTGGCCGAAGGCGATCAAGTCGCTGGCCGATGGCGCCTTCATCTCGCAGCTCATGCGGATGGGACCGCCCGGCTACCTCGACGGGCACGAAGGCGAGTGGATGATCCCGCCGGAGCTCCAGTACGGCGTCGTCGAGCCGTGGTGGAAGCAGGGCTTCGACGTCTACTACCACGTGAACGGAGACGAGGGCCTCGACGTCGTCCTCGATGTCTTCGAACGGCTGAAGGCCGAGCATCCGCGCAGCGACTTCCGCTTCAGCCTCGAACACTTCGGCATGTCCCGGGACGATCAGGTCGAGCGCTTCGCCCGACTCGGCGGCGGTTCGGTCTCGATCAACGGCTACTATGCCCACTACTTCGCCGACAAGTACGCGCGCCACGGACTCGGCTACGCGCGCGCGTCGCAGATGACCCGCCTGGGCTCCCTGTCCCGGGCAGGAATTCCCTTCACGATGCATTCGGACTGCCCGATGGGGCCGCTCGAACCCCTGCTCGCCGTCACGACCGCGGTCACGCGACGGACCCAGGAAGGTCGGATCATGGCCCCGGAGCAGCGTGTGACCGTCGACGAGGCGCTTCGCGCCGTCACGATCGACGCCGCCTGGAACCTCCGCCTCGACGACGAGGTGGGCAGCATCGCGCCGGGCAAGAAGGCCGATTTCGTGGTCCTCGAGAAGAATCCCTACGACGTCCGACCGGCCCGGATCAAGGACATCGGCGTCTGGGGCACGGTCTACGAAGGGCGCGTCTTCGAGGCGCCGTGA
- a CDS encoding FHA domain-containing protein, giving the protein MSTEQGDRIVCRLRFQHEGRDRVFTVSDRPVVIGRAPECDLLLAHDSISRQHARLAFEDDGWLLTDLESKNGSRVNTFHVKEQVLRNGDRLDLGSIRMFVEIGPESAASRARVIFDEDKAPAMHTEVLDLQGLDHLLQAAGERKLAPQPSPFTDKDVLAGVDDDLLRTPIPEGGTSPELLRLVSESAESLLSCTTLPETLDRILSLVFANIPVERGVICLYDEASGGIEPMAMRNREGVPDAPIEISTNITGVAIEEKQAVLIKDTAMDERFGGAESVIMMDIHSAMCAPLLRDDKVSGYIYVDRQSSAHPFDMPQLQALSILALLAAIAVEQAGLRDDVRREQERRVRLARYSSPAVVERIIADPEAGMGSMVADEGDVSILFADLTGFTTMAERLPPSEVVLILNQVFERLTSAVFALDGTLDKFRGDGMMAFFGAPLPMADHAERAVEAALQMQEALARLNDAREGVRPIQMRIGVNSGSVVVGDIGSPARKDYTVIGDVVNIASRLESSVARPGQVVIGESTWEAVRHAYTAEALDEVLLKGKRKSVRPYLVTGRVGADTGPTRAL; this is encoded by the coding sequence ATGTCCACGGAGCAGGGAGATCGCATCGTCTGCCGCTTGCGCTTCCAGCACGAGGGACGCGACCGGGTCTTCACCGTGAGCGATCGACCGGTCGTGATCGGGCGCGCGCCCGAGTGCGATCTGCTGCTCGCCCACGACAGCATCTCGCGCCAGCACGCGCGCCTCGCCTTCGAAGACGATGGCTGGCTCCTCACCGACCTCGAGAGCAAGAACGGCTCGCGGGTGAACACCTTCCACGTGAAGGAGCAGGTCCTCCGGAACGGGGACCGCCTCGACCTCGGATCGATCCGCATGTTCGTCGAGATCGGCCCCGAGTCCGCCGCCTCCCGCGCCCGCGTGATCTTCGACGAAGACAAGGCACCGGCGATGCACACCGAGGTGCTCGATCTCCAGGGCCTCGATCACCTGCTCCAGGCCGCAGGCGAGCGAAAACTGGCCCCGCAGCCGTCGCCCTTCACCGACAAGGACGTGCTCGCCGGCGTCGACGACGATCTGCTCCGCACGCCGATTCCCGAAGGCGGCACGAGCCCGGAGCTGCTCCGCCTCGTTTCCGAGTCCGCCGAGAGCCTGCTCTCGTGTACGACGCTGCCCGAGACCCTGGACCGGATCCTCTCCCTCGTCTTCGCGAACATCCCCGTCGAGCGCGGCGTGATCTGTCTGTACGACGAGGCCTCCGGCGGGATCGAGCCGATGGCCATGCGCAACCGCGAGGGAGTCCCGGACGCGCCGATCGAGATCAGCACGAACATCACCGGCGTCGCGATCGAGGAGAAGCAGGCGGTCCTGATCAAGGACACCGCCATGGACGAACGCTTCGGCGGCGCCGAGAGCGTGATCATGATGGACATCCACTCGGCGATGTGCGCGCCGCTCCTCCGGGACGACAAGGTCAGCGGCTACATCTACGTCGACCGTCAGTCGAGCGCCCACCCCTTCGACATGCCCCAGCTCCAGGCGCTCTCGATCCTCGCGCTCCTCGCCGCGATCGCGGTGGAGCAGGCGGGACTGCGGGACGACGTACGTCGGGAGCAGGAACGCCGCGTGCGCCTCGCCCGCTACAGCTCGCCGGCGGTCGTCGAACGGATCATCGCCGACCCCGAGGCCGGCATGGGCAGCATGGTCGCCGACGAAGGCGACGTCTCCATCCTCTTCGCCGATCTCACGGGCTTCACGACGATGGCGGAACGGCTCCCGCCCTCGGAGGTCGTGCTGATCCTCAACCAGGTCTTCGAGCGCCTCACGAGCGCCGTCTTCGCCCTCGACGGCACCCTCGACAAGTTCCGCGGCGACGGCATGATGGCCTTCTTCGGCGCACCGCTCCCGATGGCGGACCACGCGGAGCGCGCCGTCGAAGCGGCGCTGCAGATGCAGGAGGCCCTCGCGCGCTTGAACGACGCGCGCGAAGGCGTCCGTCCGATCCAGATGCGCATCGGCGTGAACTCGGGCTCGGTCGTCGTCGGCGACATCGGCTCCCCCGCCCGCAAGGACTACACGGTCATCGGCGACGTGGTGAACATCGCCAGCCGCCTCGAGTCCTCCGTCGCCCGGCCCGGCCAGGTGGTGATCGGCGAGTCGACCTGGGAAGCCGTGCGCCACGCATACACGGCGGAAGCCCTCGACGAGGTCCTGCTCAAGGGCAAGCGCAAGAGCGTGCGGCCCTATCTCGTGACGGGAAGGGTCGGCGCCGACACCGGCCCGACGCGGGCGCTCTGA
- a CDS encoding SAM-dependent methyltransferase — MAAEITLRPIGIVACPRSEAIDDGWGAIESTITLDAERFGPEVLAGLDAFSHVEVVFHFDRVDESKVNLGSRHPRGNEAWPKVGIFAQRAKGRPNRLGITTCELLGVDGLTLRVRGLDAIDGTPVLDLKPFMTEFAPRSATRQPDWSSELMAGYWALADDES; from the coding sequence GTGGCCGCGGAGATCACGCTGCGCCCGATCGGGATCGTCGCCTGTCCGCGGAGCGAGGCGATCGACGACGGTTGGGGAGCGATCGAATCGACGATCACCCTCGATGCCGAGCGCTTCGGGCCCGAGGTGCTCGCCGGCCTCGATGCCTTCTCGCACGTCGAAGTCGTGTTCCACTTCGATCGGGTCGACGAGTCGAAGGTGAACCTCGGGAGCCGTCATCCACGCGGCAACGAGGCATGGCCGAAGGTCGGGATCTTCGCCCAGCGCGCGAAGGGGCGACCGAATCGGCTCGGCATCACGACGTGCGAGCTGCTCGGCGTCGACGGTCTCACCCTCCGCGTGCGAGGTCTCGACGCGATCGACGGGACGCCGGTCCTCGACCTCAAGCCCTTCATGACGGAGTTCGCGCCACGCAGCGCGACGCGGCAGCCGGACTGGAGCTCCGAGCTGATGGCGGGATACTGGGCGCTCGCGGACGACGAGTCCTAG
- a CDS encoding DUF4336 domain-containing protein: MLEALGEGIWTADAPLSLAGARFGTRMTVVQLGDGGVVLISPIPIDDAAAAEIEAIGPVRAIVAPNAFHHFYFVAAAKRFPEAACFVAPGTEPKLKGDVPPLTVLGGETESLWTDALRQVALEGTPATNEIVFFHAASRTLIVTDLCFHFEPAPGGWTGIFLWLAGARGGLKVSRLMRSMMKDRVAVRASIGKMLEYDFDDLVVAHGSVVRGAAKEKFRVATGDL, encoded by the coding sequence ATGCTCGAAGCGCTCGGCGAAGGAATCTGGACTGCAGACGCCCCTCTCTCGCTCGCAGGGGCGCGATTCGGTACGCGCATGACCGTCGTGCAGCTCGGTGACGGGGGCGTGGTGTTGATCTCGCCCATCCCGATCGACGACGCCGCGGCGGCCGAGATCGAAGCGATCGGCCCGGTCCGCGCGATCGTGGCCCCGAACGCCTTCCACCACTTCTACTTCGTCGCGGCGGCGAAGCGCTTTCCGGAGGCGGCTTGCTTCGTCGCTCCGGGGACGGAGCCCAAGCTGAAGGGCGACGTTCCGCCGCTCACGGTCCTCGGAGGAGAGACCGAGTCGCTCTGGACGGATGCGCTCCGACAGGTCGCGCTCGAGGGAACGCCGGCGACGAACGAGATCGTCTTCTTCCACGCCGCTTCCCGCACGCTGATCGTGACCGACCTCTGCTTCCACTTCGAGCCGGCGCCCGGCGGCTGGACGGGGATCTTCCTCTGGCTGGCGGGGGCTCGCGGGGGCCTCAAGGTCTCCCGACTGATGCGTTCGATGATGAAGGACCGCGTCGCCGTGCGTGCGTCGATCGGGAAGATGCTCGAGTACGACTTCGACGACCTGGTCGTCGCGCACGGCTCGGTCGTTCGGGGCGCCGCGAAAGAGAAATTCCGCGTCGCGACGGGGGACCTCTAG